In one window of Littorina saxatilis isolate snail1 linkage group LG11, US_GU_Lsax_2.0, whole genome shotgun sequence DNA:
- the LOC138980080 gene encoding uncharacterized protein translates to MKMQGTQPLFVLLCAAAVTFCNSQAIEKEVVVIGGGIAGLAAARQIVNRGRGRFSVHVYEARRERYGGRVWTNRLKNPRARGLEVDLGGNTLNVVNQLTNPLLNLTRDLELETATISNAQFIVPWLNKKYSDDELMQAMIQASTIISDAVNSTRHQGTDRSIKDAIDSQLKEKGVGKEDVRSLLLRSLPSYVISEYSALHYQADSLDFGYEQVLLDGMGELMDRLVSGSEDEKPMKIRLRTAVRQVKVDRSQGKVTLRLKDGSQVTVDEVIVAVPAPVIAKGDLLFEPSLPKEYQWAVSQIGMSDGNKVVVEFDVPFWPNDHGVFIAAAQHEDDRGFLQTWLNIHKVLGKPVLVGLLFGDAARRFESLSDEEVKDSVLQKLQSVFGNDAVSSKNIVKILRSAWTSDQWSGGASSYPKVGNVPKLWDTFAEPLCPNVYFAGEHTVFRGHGTLHGAYASGIRAADLLLSSYCEEKAKEEERKRKEEARRKVELKKKKKEQGLDTEDDEEKEEEQTGEEETVEEIDESVKKEVKDEL, encoded by the exons ATGAAGATGCAAGGGACACAACCCCTCTTCGTCCTGCTCTGTGCTGCGGCGGTCACATTTTGCAACAGTCAAGCTATTGAGAAGGAAGTGGTTGTCATCGGCGGTGGCATTGCTGGCCTTGCTGCCGCTCGGCAGATTGTCAACAGGGGCCGGGGGAGATTTTCTGTGCATGTGTACGAAGCCagaagagagagatatggagGAAGAGTATGGACTAACAGGCTGAAGAATCCCAGAGCGAGAG GTCTGGAGGTGGATTTGGGCGGAAACACACTGAACGTTGTCAACCAGTTAACCAACCCGCTGCTAAATTTGACCCGCGACCTTGAACTTGAGACTGCCACCATCAGTAACGCTCAGTTCATCGTGCCATGGCTCAACAAGAAGTACTCTGACGATGAGCTTATGCAGGCCATGATTCAAGCTAGCACT ATCATCTCTGATGCTGTCAACTCCACCCGTCATCAAGGCACAGATCGGTCCATCAAAGACGCCATCGACAGTCAGCTGAAAGAGAAAGGCGTCGGGAAGGAGGACGTGCGATCTCTTCTTCTGCGATCTCTCCCGTCCTATGTCATCAGCGAGTATTCTGCGCTTCATTACCAGGCCGACAGTCTGGACTTTGGCTATGAGCAAGTCTTGCTGGATGGAATGGGGGAACTGATGGACAG ATTGGTCAGTGGATCTGAGGATGAGAAGCCGATGAAAATCCGCCTGCGAACCGCAGTGCGGCAGGTCAAGGTGGACAGGTCACAGGGCAAGGTCACACTACGTCTCAAGGACGGGTCGCAGGTCACAGTGGATGAGGTGATTGTGGCTGTACCCGCCCCTGTCATTGCCAAGGGCGACCTGCTGTTTGAACCCAGTCTGCCCAAAGAGTACCAGTGGGCTGTTAGCCAGATAG GCATGTCAGACGGCAACAAGGTCGTGGTAGAATTTGACGTCCCATTCTGGCCAAACGACCATGGAGTTTTCATTGCGGCAGCACAACATGAAGATGATCGAGGATTTCTGCAGACGTGGCTCAACATTCACAAAGTGCTGGGAAAACCTGTGCTGGTCGGTCTACTGTTTGGTGATGCTGCGCGGCGCTTTGAAAGTTTGTCTGATGAAGAAGTGAAAGACAGTG TTCTCCAAAAGCTCCAGTCAGTGTTTGGCAATGATGCGGTTTCATCCAAAAACATTGTGAAGATTCTGCGGTCAGCCTGGACCTCTGACCAATGGTCGGGAGGGGCCAGCTCCTATCCTAAAGTCG GCAACGTGCCCAAACTGTGGGACACCTTTGCTGAGCCGCTGTGTCCAAACGTCTACTTCGCTGGGGAGCACACCGTCTTCCGTGGTCACGGGACGCTGCATGGTGCATACGCTTCAG GTATCAGAGCAGCAGACCTGCTTTTGAGTAGTTACTGTGAAGAAAAAGCGAAAGAAGAAGAACGAAAAAGGAAGGAAGAGGCGAGGAGAAAAGTCgaactgaagaagaaaaagaaagaacaaggaCTAGACACTGAAGacgacgaagaaaaagaagaggagcAGACGGGTGAAGAAGAAACTGTTGAAGAAATTGATGAAAGTGTGAAAAAAGAAGTGAAagatgaactgtga